Proteins encoded within one genomic window of Prauserella marina:
- the nusG gene encoding transcription termination/antitermination protein NusG gives MTSENGSGAGQELTGLSDEQVLAATGDTDSEHTEPVETAAGDTEADTDDAAAVAESGADESGAAETDEASGVSGADEDDAAEEDPVEALRAELRSQPGEWYVVHSYAGYENKVKNNLETRRQTLDVEDFIFQIEVPTEEVTEIKNGQRKQVQRKVLPGYILVRMELNDASWSAVRNTPGVTGFVGATSRPSPLTLDEVLKFLAPQVEKAAPTKQGKGEQATTEMPAAGRSVEVDFEVGESVTVMDGPFATLPATISEVNADGQKLKVLVSIFGRETPVELSFNQVSKI, from the coding sequence GTGACCTCCGAGAACGGCTCAGGAGCCGGTCAGGAACTGACCGGCCTTTCCGACGAGCAGGTGCTCGCGGCCACCGGTGACACGGACTCGGAACACACTGAGCCCGTCGAGACGGCGGCCGGGGACACGGAGGCCGACACCGACGACGCCGCTGCTGTCGCCGAGTCCGGTGCCGACGAGTCCGGCGCGGCCGAGACCGACGAAGCATCCGGGGTCTCCGGGGCTGACGAGGACGACGCCGCCGAGGAAGACCCGGTCGAGGCGCTGCGTGCCGAGCTGCGGTCGCAGCCAGGCGAGTGGTACGTCGTGCACTCGTACGCCGGTTATGAGAACAAGGTCAAGAACAACCTTGAGACTCGTCGGCAGACCCTCGACGTCGAGGACTTCATCTTCCAGATCGAGGTGCCGACCGAAGAGGTCACCGAGATCAAGAACGGCCAGCGCAAGCAGGTGCAGCGCAAGGTTCTGCCCGGCTACATCCTGGTCAGGATGGAACTGAACGACGCTTCGTGGAGTGCGGTGCGCAACACCCCTGGCGTCACTGGTTTCGTCGGGGCCACGTCGCGCCCGTCACCGCTTACCCTGGACGAGGTGCTCAAGTTCCTCGCCCCGCAGGTCGAGAAGGCCGCCCCCACCAAGCAGGGTAAGGGCGAGCAGGCCACCACGGAAATGCCCGCAGCGGGCCGCTCGGTGGAGGTCGACTTCGAGGTCGGCGAATCGGTCACCGTCATGGACGGCCCGTTCGCCACGCTGCCCGCGACGATCAGCGAGGTCAACGCGGACGGCCAGAAACTGAAGGTCCTGGTGTCGATCTTCGGCAGGGAGACCCCGGTCGAGTTGTCGTTCAACCAGGTCTCCAAGATCTGA
- the rplK gene encoding 50S ribosomal protein L11, whose protein sequence is MPPKKKKLAAIIKLQIQAGAANPAPPVGPALGQHGVNIMEFCKAYNAATESQRGNVVPVEISVFEDRSFDFKLKTPPAAKLLLKAAGIDKGSGEPHKTKVGKVTWDQVRDIAETKKSDLNAHDTDQAAKIIAGTARSMGLTVE, encoded by the coding sequence ATGCCACCCAAGAAGAAGAAGCTTGCAGCGATCATCAAGCTGCAGATCCAGGCGGGCGCCGCGAACCCGGCGCCTCCCGTGGGCCCGGCGCTGGGCCAGCACGGTGTCAACATCATGGAGTTCTGCAAGGCATACAACGCGGCGACCGAGTCGCAGCGTGGCAATGTCGTGCCGGTCGAGATCTCCGTGTTCGAGGACCGCTCGTTCGACTTCAAGCTCAAGACGCCGCCGGCCGCGAAGCTGCTGCTCAAGGCCGCTGGCATCGACAAGGGCAGCGGCGAGCCGCACAAGACCAAGGTCGGCAAGGTGACCTGGGACCAGGTGCGGGACATCGCCGAGACCAAGAAGAGCGACCTCAACGCACACGACACCGACCAGGCCGCGAAGATCATCGCCGGCACCGCCCGGTCGATGGGGCTCACCGTCGAATAG
- the rplA gene encoding 50S ribosomal protein L1 encodes MTKRSKAYRQAAELIDRERLYGPLEAVKLAKETAKIKMDATVEVAMRLGVDPRKADQMVRGTVNLPHGTGKTVRVIVFATGDKAAEAEAAGADAVGSDDLIERIQGGWLDFDAAIATPDQMAKVGRVARILGPRGLMPNPKTGTVTPAVSKAVADIKGGKISFRVDKQANLHLVIGKASFEADKLVENYAAALDEVLRAKPSAAKGRYLKKVTFTTTMGPGIPVDPARTRDLLAEDATA; translated from the coding sequence ATGACCAAGCGCAGCAAGGCATACCGTCAGGCCGCCGAGCTGATCGACCGCGAGCGGCTGTACGGGCCGCTTGAGGCCGTGAAGCTCGCGAAAGAGACCGCCAAGATCAAGATGGATGCCACGGTCGAGGTCGCGATGCGGCTCGGCGTGGATCCCCGCAAGGCCGACCAGATGGTCCGCGGCACCGTGAACCTGCCGCACGGTACGGGTAAGACCGTCCGCGTCATTGTTTTCGCCACCGGTGACAAGGCCGCCGAGGCCGAGGCCGCCGGTGCCGACGCGGTTGGCTCCGACGATTTGATCGAGCGCATCCAGGGTGGCTGGCTCGACTTCGACGCCGCGATCGCGACGCCGGACCAGATGGCGAAGGTCGGGCGGGTCGCCCGCATCCTCGGCCCGCGTGGCCTGATGCCGAACCCGAAGACCGGCACGGTGACCCCCGCTGTCAGCAAGGCTGTGGCCGACATCAAGGGCGGCAAGATCAGCTTCCGCGTTGACAAGCAGGCGAACCTGCACCTGGTCATCGGCAAGGCATCGTTCGAAGCCGACAAGCTGGTGGAGAACTACGCGGCGGCGTTGGACGAGGTGCTTCGCGCGAAGCCGTCCGCGGCGAAGGGCCGCTACCTCAAGAAGGTCACCTTCACGACGACCATGGGCCCCGGTATCCCGGTCGACCCTGCTCGTACGAGGGACCTGCTGGCGGAAGACGCCACGGCCTGA
- the secE gene encoding preprotein translocase subunit SecE has product MSEDGEKDEKRAAKRSSRPVTAAARRERRASARPADTGTEADSESGAGKSADAKKRPSPKGKTSEKAAKPVGKDKPTPKRNRKETKRGGLFSRLVRFVREVWAELRKVIWPTRKQMITYTIVVLVFVAFMVALVAGLDVLFIKGMDFIFGN; this is encoded by the coding sequence GTGAGCGAGGACGGCGAGAAGGACGAAAAGAGGGCGGCCAAGCGCTCTTCCCGTCCCGTCACCGCCGCGGCTCGGCGTGAGCGCCGTGCCTCCGCGCGCCCTGCCGACACGGGCACCGAGGCTGACTCAGAGTCGGGGGCCGGTAAGAGCGCGGACGCGAAGAAACGGCCTTCGCCGAAGGGAAAGACTTCGGAAAAGGCCGCCAAGCCTGTCGGCAAGGACAAGCCGACGCCGAAGCGGAATCGCAAGGAGACAAAGCGGGGTGGCCTGTTTTCGCGTCTCGTGCGGTTCGTTCGTGAGGTCTGGGCAGAGCTGCGCAAGGTCATCTGGCCTACCCGCAAGCAGATGATCACCTACACCATCGTGGTGCTGGTGTTCGTGGCCTTCATGGTGGCCCTTGTTGCCGGGCTTGACGTCCTGTTCATCAAGGGCATGGACTTCATATTCGGTAACTGA